A segment of the Streptomyces sp. XD-27 genome:
GCCTCACCCGCCAGATCCCGCGCACCCACGCCCTGGAGATGCTGCTGACCGGCCGCCCGTACACCGCCGCCGAGGCCGAGCGGATCGGCCTCGTCGGACGGGTCGTGCCCGACGGCACGGCCCTGGAGACGGCCCTGGAGACCGCCGAACTGATCAACGCCAACGGGCCGCTGGCCGTCGAGGCCGTCAAGGCGTCGGTCTACGACACCGCCGAACTGCCCGAGGCCGACGGGCTGGCACTCGAACTCGAGCGCGGTTGGCCGCTGTTCGCCACCGAGGACGCCCAAGAGGGCTCCCGCGCCTTCACCGAGAAGCGCCCGCCCGTCTACCGCCGGGCCTGACGGCTTGATCGCCCAACCGCCTGACCTCATCGCCGCCCGACCGCCTGACCACCTGACCGCATCGCCGTCCGACCGCCCGGCCGAAGGAGCTCGACGTGCCCGAAGTCCTCAGCGCGCCCCTCGTCGTGGAGTTCCCCTTCACCCGGTCCCTCGGCCCCGTCCAGAGCGCCTTCCTCACCGGGCTGCGCGAGCGCACCGTCCTCGGGTGCGGACCGGCGACGGCCGGGTGCTGGTGCCGCCCGTCGAGTACGACCCGGTCACCGCCGAGGAACTGCGCGAGCTGGTCGAGGTCGCGCCCACCGGCACCGTCACCACCTGGGCCTGGAATCCGGCCCCGCGCCGCGGCCAGCCCCTGGCCACCCCGTTCGCCTGGGTACTCGTGCGGCCGGACGGCGCCGACACCGCCCTGCTGCACGCCCTGGACGCGCCCGGGCCCGACGCCGTACGCACCGGCCTGCGGGTCCGGATCCGCTGGGCCGAGGAGCGCACCGGCGCCATCACCGACATCGCCTGCTTCGAGCCGTACGAAGGGCCACCGGGCGGCGCCCGGCCCCGGGACCACGACGGCGCCTTCGCCGACCCCGTCACCCGCGTCACCGCCCCCGCCCGGCTCGACTACACCTACACCCCCGGCCGGGCCCAGACGGGCTGGCTCCGGGCCCTCGCCGAACACCGGACCGTCGGCGAACGCTGCCCGGCCTGCCGCAGGGTGCACGTCCCGCCCCGCGGCGCCTGCCCCACCTGCGGCGTGGCCACCGCCGAACAGGTCGAGGTCGGTCCGCGCGGCACCGTCACCACCTTCTGTGTCGTCAACATCAAGGCCCGCAACCTCGCCATCGACGTGCCGTACGTCTACGCCCACATCGCCCTGGACGGCGCCGACCTCGCCCTCCACGGACGCGTCGGCGGCATCCCGTACGACCAGGTGCGGATGGGCCTGCGCGTCGAACCGGTGTGGACCGACGGCGGCCGCTACCCCGACCACTACCGCCCCACCGGCGAACCCGACGCCGACTACGACAGCTACAAGGACCTGCTGTGACGCGCCACGTGGCCGTCGTGGCCTTCGCGCAGACCGACCACCGGCGGCGCACCGGCGAACTGTCCGAGGTCGAGATGCTGATGCCCGTCCTGCACGACGTCCTGGGCCGGGTCGGCCGCGCCGCCGGGCAGCTCGACTTCACCTGCTCCGGCTCCGCCGACTACCTCGCGGGCCGCGCCTTCTCCTTCACCATGGCCCTCGACGGCGTCGGCGCCTGGCCGCCCATCGCCGAGTCCCACGTCGAGATGGACGGGGCGTGGGCGCTGTACGAGGCGTGGGTCAAGCTCCTCACCGGCCAGGCGGACACCGCGCTGGTGTACGCCTACGGCAAGTCCTCGCCCGGTGACCTGCGCGAGGTGCTGACCCGCGGCCTCGACCCGTACTACCTCGCCCCGCTGTGGCCCGACCCGGTCGCGCTCGCCGCTCTCCAGGCCCAGGCGCTCATCGACGCGGGGGAGACCGACGAGCCCGCCCTGGCCCGGATCGCCGCCCGCAACCGGGCCGCCGCCTCTCGCAACCCGCACGCGCAGCTCACCGGTGACGTACCCATGGGCGACTACGTCGTACGGCCGCTGCGCACCGGGGACTGCCCGCCGGTGAGCGACGGCGCCGCCGCCGTCGTCCTGGCGGCCGGCGACACCGCCCGCGAGCTGTGCGACCGCCCCGCCTGGATCCGCGGGATCGACCACCGCATCGAGCCGCACGCCCTGGGGGTACGGGACCTGACGGCGTCCCCCTCGACCCGGCTGGCCGCCGAGCGGGCGGGCGCCTTCGACGCGCCCGCCGACACCGCCGAGATCCACGCGCCGTTCACCGCGCAGGAGGTCGTCCTGCGCCGGGCCCTGCGGCTGGACGACGACACCACGGTCAACCCGTCCGGCGGCGCGCTGGCCGCCAACCCGCTGATGGCCACGGGCCTGATCCGGATCGGCGAGGCCGCCGCCCGGATCCACCGCGGCGACGCCCACCGGGCCCTGGCCCACGCCACGTCGGGGCCGTGCCTCCAGCACAACCTGGTGGCGGTACTGGAAGGGGACGAGAGGGTGGGGTCATGAGCAAGGAGCCCGTGGCCGTCGTCGGGATCGGCCAGACCGAGCACCGGGCCGCCCGCCTGGACGTCTCGATCGCCGGACTCGTCCGCGAGGCTGCCCGGCGCGCCCTCGACGACGCCCAGGCGGATTGGCCGGACATCGACGCCGTCGTGATCGGCAAGGCCCCCGACTTCTTCGAGGGCGTGATGACGCCCGAGCTGTACCTGGCCGACGCGCTCGGCGCCGTGGGCAAGCCCATGCTGCGGGTGCACACCGCGGGCTCGGTCGGCGGGTCCACCGCGCTCGTCGCCGCCGACCTGGTCGCCGCCCGCCGCCACCGCACCGTCCTGGCCGTCGCGTTCGAGAAGCAGTCCGAGTCCAACGCCATGTGGGGGCTCTCCCTGCCGGTGCCCTTCCAGCAGCCGCTGCTGGCCGGGGCGGGCGGCTTCTTCGCCCCGCACATCCGGGCCTACATCCGGCGCACCGGCGCGCCGCCGGGCATCGGCGCGCTCGTGGCCTACAAGGACCGCCGCAACGCGCTGAGGAACCCGTACGCGCACCTCCACGAGAAGGACCTCACCCTGGAGAAGGTGCGGGCGTCCCCGATGCTGTGGGACCCCGTCCGCTACTCCGAGACCTGCCCCTCCTCCGACGGCGCGTGCGCGTTGGTCCTCACCGACCGCGCGGGCGCCACCCGCTCGCCGCACCCGCCCGCGTGGCTGCACGGCGGCGCCATGCGCAGCGAGCCGACCCTCTTCCCCGGCAAGGACTTCGTCTCGCCCAGGGCGGGCCGGGACTGCGCCGCCGCCGTCTACCGGCAGGCGGGCGTCACCGACCCCCGGCGGGAGATCGACGTGGCGGAGTTGTACGTGCCGTTCAGCTGGTACGAGCCGATGTGGCTGGAGAACCTCGGATTCGCCGCCCCGGGCGAGGGCTGGAAGCTCACCGAGTCCGGCGCCACCGCGCTCGACGGCGACCTGCCCGTGAATCCCTCCGGCGGGGTGCTGTCCACCAACCCCATCGGGGCATCCGGCATGCTGCGCTTCGCCGAGGCCGCGCTCCAGGTGCGCGGCCGGGCGGGCGCGCACCAGGTCGACGGCGCGCGCACCGCCCTCGGCCACGCCTACGGCGGGGGCGCGCAGTTCTTCGCCATGTGGCTGGTCGGCGCGGCCCCGCCCA
Coding sequences within it:
- a CDS encoding thiolase domain-containing protein, translated to MSKEPVAVVGIGQTEHRAARLDVSIAGLVREAARRALDDAQADWPDIDAVVIGKAPDFFEGVMTPELYLADALGAVGKPMLRVHTAGSVGGSTALVAADLVAARRHRTVLAVAFEKQSESNAMWGLSLPVPFQQPLLAGAGGFFAPHIRAYIRRTGAPPGIGALVAYKDRRNALRNPYAHLHEKDLTLEKVRASPMLWDPVRYSETCPSSDGACALVLTDRAGATRSPHPPAWLHGGAMRSEPTLFPGKDFVSPRAGRDCAAAVYRQAGVTDPRREIDVAELYVPFSWYEPMWLENLGFAAPGEGWKLTESGATALDGDLPVNPSGGVLSTNPIGASGMLRFAEAALQVRGRAGAHQVDGARTALGHAYGGGAQFFAMWLVGAAPPSG
- a CDS encoding thiolase domain-containing protein; this translates as MTRHVAVVAFAQTDHRRRTGELSEVEMLMPVLHDVLGRVGRAAGQLDFTCSGSADYLAGRAFSFTMALDGVGAWPPIAESHVEMDGAWALYEAWVKLLTGQADTALVYAYGKSSPGDLREVLTRGLDPYYLAPLWPDPVALAALQAQALIDAGETDEPALARIAARNRAAASRNPHAQLTGDVPMGDYVVRPLRTGDCPPVSDGAAAVVLAAGDTARELCDRPAWIRGIDHRIEPHALGVRDLTASPSTRLAAERAGAFDAPADTAEIHAPFTAQEVVLRRALRLDDDTTVNPSGGALAANPLMATGLIRIGEAAARIHRGDAHRALAHATSGPCLQHNLVAVLEGDERVGS